The [Eubacterium] siraeum genome contains a region encoding:
- a CDS encoding rod shape-determining protein: MSATDIGIDLGTANVIITLGNKGIVVNEPSVVAYDKKKHCVLAVGNEAYKMIGRTPEYIVAVKPLKDGVISDNEMTEAMIIEFIRKVIGRIVKPRIILCVPSSVTDVENRAVVEAALCAGARKVFIIEEPIAALLGAGIDISKPNGTMVVDVGGGTADIAVVSFNGIVKSCSLKMAGNKFDAAIIRGVTMKYKILIGEKTAEQAKKEIANVFNPTGDVKITVKGRHLIKGLPESVEISDKDMYDFLHDSVMEIVDKIKEVFEQTPPELVGDILTNGIVLTGGGAMLKGFTDLVTEAVGAPCYVADDPIECVAKGVAKAFDYTDDLLDGFEKISLYRYK, encoded by the coding sequence ATGTCTGCTACCGATATTGGAATTGATTTAGGCACGGCGAATGTTATAATTACGCTTGGAAACAAGGGCATCGTTGTCAATGAGCCGTCTGTTGTTGCTTATGATAAAAAGAAACACTGTGTTCTTGCCGTAGGAAACGAAGCGTACAAAATGATAGGCAGAACGCCCGAATATATTGTTGCGGTAAAACCGCTCAAAGACGGTGTTATCTCTGATAATGAGATGACGGAAGCAATGATAATCGAATTTATCAGAAAGGTTATCGGACGAATTGTTAAGCCGAGAATTATTCTTTGCGTCCCTTCGTCTGTTACCGATGTCGAAAACAGAGCTGTAGTTGAGGCTGCGCTTTGTGCCGGTGCAAGAAAGGTATTTATTATAGAAGAACCTATTGCCGCACTGCTCGGTGCAGGTATTGATATTTCAAAGCCTAACGGCACAATGGTTGTCGATGTCGGCGGAGGAACGGCTGATATTGCGGTTGTTTCGTTCAATGGTATTGTAAAAAGCTGTTCGCTTAAGATGGCAGGTAATAAGTTTGATGCGGCCATCATAAGAGGCGTTACGATGAAATACAAAATACTTATCGGTGAAAAGACGGCAGAGCAGGCAAAAAAAGAAATCGCCAACGTATTTAATCCGACAGGCGATGTGAAAATAACCGTAAAGGGCAGACATCTTATAAAAGGCCTTCCCGAAAGCGTTGAGATCAGCGATAAGGATATGTACGATTTTCTGCATGACAGCGTAATGGAGATAGTCGATAAGATAAAGGAAGTATTTGAGCAGACCCCTCCCGAGCTTGTGGGCGATATTCTGACAAACGGCATAGTGCTGACAGGCGGCGGAGCAATGCTCAAGGGCTTCACGGATCTTGTAACCGAAGCTGTCGGTGCACCGTGCTATGTTGCGGACGATCCGATAGAATGTGTTGCAAAGGGAGTTGCGAAGGCATTCGATTATACAGATGATCTTCTTGACGGCTTTGAGAAGATTTCGCTGTACAGATATAAATAA
- a CDS encoding HD domain-containing protein, protein MQLPEYVYEILQKLNNNGYEAYCVGGCVRDYLLGQCPEDYDVTTSALPEQIIEVFDGYRLLTVGLKHGTVTVIINKHPVEITTYRIDGEYIDHRHPSKVGFTPNLADDLARRDLTINAIAYNDKVGMVDLYGGAEDLKNGIIRCVGDPMKRFDEDGLRILRALRFASRYGFSIDKATSDAIHRQKFLLSFISAERINSELCGILTGDCYDILRNYSDVICEIIPEMYPCIGFEQHSKYHNKTVYGHIVATVAAAEPTVEARLTMLLHDIGKPDSFFMKDGAGHFYGHADVSCKIAEKILERLRFSNKIKDEVLFLIENHGIVINDDIRSIRRGVARYGAERFLKLIKVHYYDTCGKSPAYFGEKALFDSIEKHTREFLQNEPPMSLKQLKVNGSDISRLGFTGKEIGKALNFLLEQVVNGNCKNDKDSLLALIENNYL, encoded by the coding sequence ATGCAGCTTCCTGAATATGTTTATGAGATATTACAAAAACTTAATAACAACGGGTATGAAGCGTACTGCGTCGGTGGCTGTGTAAGAGATTATCTGCTCGGTCAATGTCCGGAAGACTATGATGTAACGACATCTGCACTGCCCGAACAGATAATAGAAGTTTTTGATGGATACCGTTTGCTGACGGTTGGATTAAAGCACGGAACCGTAACGGTAATAATCAATAAGCATCCGGTAGAAATCACAACTTACAGAATCGACGGCGAATATATCGATCACCGCCATCCTTCAAAAGTCGGATTTACTCCGAATCTTGCCGATGATCTTGCAAGAAGGGATTTAACGATCAATGCAATAGCGTATAATGATAAGGTCGGTATGGTCGATTTGTACGGCGGAGCAGAGGACCTGAAAAACGGCATTATAAGATGCGTCGGAGATCCGATGAAACGCTTTGACGAGGACGGTTTAAGGATTCTCCGTGCCTTGCGTTTTGCGTCACGCTATGGTTTTAGCATTGATAAGGCAACATCGGACGCTATTCACAGACAGAAATTCCTGCTTTCATTTATTTCTGCGGAGCGGATAAATAGTGAGCTGTGCGGAATACTTACCGGCGATTGCTATGACATTCTCCGCAATTACAGCGATGTTATCTGCGAGATTATTCCCGAGATGTATCCGTGCATAGGCTTTGAACAGCATTCGAAGTATCACAATAAGACGGTTTACGGTCATATAGTTGCTACCGTAGCTGCTGCTGAGCCTACTGTAGAAGCTCGCCTTACAATGCTTTTGCACGATATAGGCAAGCCTGACAGCTTTTTTATGAAGGATGGTGCAGGCCATTTTTACGGTCATGCCGATGTCAGCTGTAAAATTGCTGAAAAAATACTTGAAAGATTGCGTTTCAGCAATAAAATTAAAGACGAGGTATTGTTTTTAATCGAAAATCATGGTATAGTTATTAACGATGATATTCGCAGTATAAGAAGAGGCGTTGCACGTTACGGTGCGGAGCGTTTTCTTAAACTGATAAAGGTACATTATTATGACACCTGCGGAAAATCACCTGCATATTTCGGCGAAAAAGCGCTTTTTGACAGCATCGAAAAGCATACGAGGGAGTTTCTTCAAAACGAACCGCCTATGAGCCTTAAACAGCTTAAAGTCAACGGTTCCGATATTTCACGGCTTGGCTTTACGGGTAAAGAAATCGGGAAGGCTCTCAATTTTCTGCTTGAACAGGTTGTAAACGGAAATTGCAAAAATGATAAGGATAGCCTTTTGGCTTTGATAGAAAATAATTATTTGTAA
- the tadA gene encoding tRNA adenosine(34) deaminase TadA has protein sequence MTADEEYMTLCIELAKKAAEKGECPVGAIVVDKDGRIIGEGYNMREAEQMPTAHAEIIAIEQAAKAMNSWRLTECTLYVTLEPCPMCAGAIINSRIKRLVYGAFDEKGGACASLMEIFDYPFNHRPMVRSRVLQDECAKLLTEFFKDLRT, from the coding sequence GTGACTGCTGATGAAGAATATATGACTCTCTGTATCGAACTCGCAAAAAAGGCGGCGGAAAAAGGTGAGTGTCCTGTAGGCGCCATCGTAGTTGACAAGGACGGGAGAATAATCGGTGAAGGGTATAATATGCGTGAAGCCGAGCAGATGCCGACAGCTCATGCGGAGATAATCGCAATAGAACAAGCCGCCAAAGCTATGAACTCGTGGCGGCTTACGGAATGTACATTATATGTTACTCTTGAACCTTGTCCTATGTGTGCGGGCGCTATAATCAATTCCCGTATAAAAAGGCTGGTTTACGGTGCTTTTGATGAAAAGGGCGGGGCTTGCGCCTCGCTCATGGAAATATTCGATTATCCGTTCAACCATCGTCCGATGGTGAGAAGCAGAGTTTTGCAGGATGAATGCGCAAAGCTGCTTACGGAATTCTTTAAAGACCTCAGGACCTGA
- a CDS encoding AbrB/MazE/SpoVT family DNA-binding domain-containing protein has protein sequence MFAGSKTVSSERNDYIMKATGIVRRIDDLGRVVIPKEIRRTMRIREGTPLEIYTSVDGEVIFRKYSPVGEISGTADQYADVLYKVGGMPTVICDRDHVIAASGIQKKEVLERRVSSSLEDLIEQRKSLYRTADGVKMNPIEGVDRFAVACAPIMADGDVNGAVIMLSDKENSAVDEKTKALVEAAAMYFGKQMEDV, from the coding sequence ATGTTTGCAGGATCAAAAACCGTTTCTTCAGAAAGGAATGACTATATAATGAAAGCTACGGGAATAGTAAGACGTATTGACGACCTCGGAAGAGTCGTCATACCTAAAGAGATAAGGCGAACAATGAGAATAAGAGAAGGCACACCGCTTGAAATATATACAAGTGTAGACGGAGAAGTAATTTTCCGTAAATACTCCCCTGTCGGAGAAATTTCAGGTACGGCGGATCAGTACGCAGATGTATTGTACAAAGTCGGAGGGATGCCTACAGTTATATGCGACCGTGACCACGTTATAGCCGCATCCGGCATTCAGAAAAAAGAAGTGCTTGAACGCAGGGTATCAAGCTCGCTTGAAGACCTTATCGAGCAAAGGAAATCTCTTTACCGTACAGCAGACGGTGTAAAAATGAACCCCATTGAAGGTGTAGATCGCTTTGCCGTTGCCTGTGCGCCGATAATGGCAGACGGAGATGTCAACGGAGCGGTCATCATGCTGTCGGATAAGGAAAATTCGGCTGTTGACGAAAAAACAAAGGCTCTTGTCGAAGCCGCCGCAATGTATTTCGGAAAACAGATGGAAGATGTCTGA
- a CDS encoding helix-turn-helix transcriptional regulator, which produces MNTDFPRILSLLRKERGLTQKQVAADLGIAQALLSHYEKGKRECGLEFLVKAADYYNVSTDYLLGRSPVSNGGIITESDIPDGNSSGDSKSGDIMLALNKKLITNSIEVIFSILQKIKSSKLSKSVSSMLTLSVYKAFRITYNANRKNDDNLFGVSPTSALHLIDSAICLEVGAAADAANDADNAPSITTNSIEAEYDKQGTALLSLIKNAEKRLDRINTD; this is translated from the coding sequence ATGAATACCGATTTTCCAAGAATACTTTCCCTGCTCCGCAAAGAACGTGGACTTACACAAAAACAGGTTGCCGCCGATCTTGGCATCGCTCAGGCACTCCTGTCACATTATGAAAAAGGCAAACGTGAATGTGGTCTTGAGTTCCTTGTAAAAGCGGCTGACTACTATAACGTTTCTACTGACTATCTGCTCGGTCGTTCGCCCGTTTCCAACGGCGGTATAATTACCGAAAGCGATATTCCCGACGGAAACTCGTCCGGTGATTCAAAATCGGGCGATATTATGCTTGCGCTTAACAAAAAGCTGATAACTAACAGCATTGAAGTGATTTTCTCGATTTTACAGAAAATCAAATCATCAAAGCTCAGCAAGAGCGTTTCGTCAATGCTTACTCTTTCCGTCTACAAAGCGTTCAGGATAACATATAACGCAAACAGAAAGAACGACGATAATCTTTTCGGCGTATCGCCCACTTCCGCACTTCATCTTATAGATTCTGCAATCTGCCTTGAAGTCGGTGCTGCCGCAGATGCCGCAAACGATGCAGACAATGCACCGTCAATAACAACAAATTCAATAGAAGCCGAATACGACAAGCAAGGAACAGCGCTTTTAAGCCTTATCAAGAACGCAGAAAAGCGTTTAGACCGTATAAATACAGATTAA
- a CDS encoding alpha/beta hydrolase-fold protein, whose translation MSQIDIRFFSRSLNRYTSFKMYIPDDKRNYGGVYDKQNMKTLFILHGYTQDGYNWIPEYISEKYNFAVVIPHGENSFWLDGLSTGHKYCTYVGEELIDYIRNTFGLAQTAEDTAIMGYSMGGFGALHTAFTYPDTFGKVCAMSSALIVHEIAGMKDGGDNGVANYAYYHECFGNLDEVVASDNNPEILVKRLSQENKKIPQIYTACGTEDFLLENNRQFHRFLDSNNIPHVYFESGGGHDMTFWSEYVVKFTDMMFGK comes from the coding sequence ATGTCGCAGATTGATATACGTTTCTTTTCACGGTCGCTCAACCGTTATACTTCATTCAAAATGTATATTCCCGATGATAAGCGCAATTACGGCGGGGTTTATGATAAGCAGAATATGAAAACACTGTTCATTCTGCATGGTTACACACAGGACGGCTACAACTGGATACCGGAATATATTTCGGAAAAATACAATTTTGCCGTAGTGATTCCTCACGGCGAAAACTCATTCTGGCTTGACGGATTATCTACAGGGCATAAGTATTGCACTTATGTCGGTGAAGAGCTTATCGACTATATACGAAATACATTCGGTCTTGCACAGACTGCAGAAGATACTGCAATAATGGGATATTCAATGGGCGGCTTCGGTGCGCTTCATACTGCATTCACTTATCCCGATACATTCGGTAAGGTGTGTGCAATGTCATCCGCACTTATTGTTCATGAAATAGCAGGTATGAAGGACGGCGGTGACAATGGGGTGGCAAATTACGCATATTACCATGAATGCTTCGGAAACCTTGACGAAGTTGTCGCAAGCGATAACAATCCTGAAATTCTTGTAAAGCGGCTTTCACAAGAAAATAAGAAAATACCGCAGATATATACGGCTTGCGGCACAGAGGACTTTCTGCTTGAAAACAACAGGCAGTTTCACAGATTCCTTGACAGTAATAATATACCTCACGTTTACTTTGAAAGCGGCGGCGGTCACGATATGACATTCTGGAGTGAGTATGTAGTTAAGTTTACTGATATGATGTTCGGAAAATAA
- a CDS encoding histidine phosphatase family protein: MKNYRLYLIRHGITSGNLEGKYIGTTDLPLCEEGEDAISSLAALDVYPKVQKVYSSPLKRCLQTADIIYPERLLKRIDGIAELDFGEYEGKTQAELQSDEKYLEWLKGGYDAAPPNGESYGHFTLRCLEGLEEIFKDMMANEVTSAAAITHSGVIMNLLSGYGLPKMKPIDFACNQGEGFEIQLSTFLWQHGPVFEIVGKLF; the protein is encoded by the coding sequence ATGAAGAATTACAGACTTTATCTTATCCGTCACGGAATCACAAGCGGAAATCTTGAAGGAAAATATATAGGAACAACGGATCTGCCGCTTTGCGAAGAGGGGGAAGATGCTATATCGTCGCTTGCGGCTCTTGACGTTTACCCTAAGGTGCAGAAGGTTTATTCCAGTCCTCTCAAGCGTTGCTTGCAGACTGCCGACATTATTTATCCCGAACGTCTGCTTAAGCGTATCGATGGTATCGCAGAGCTTGACTTCGGGGAATACGAAGGAAAAACGCAAGCCGAGCTTCAGAGCGATGAAAAGTATCTCGAATGGCTGAAGGGCGGATATGATGCCGCACCTCCGAATGGTGAAAGCTACGGACATTTTACATTAAGATGCCTTGAAGGTCTTGAAGAAATATTCAAGGATATGATGGCAAACGAGGTTACATCAGCCGCCGCTATCACGCATTCAGGCGTTATTATGAATCTTCTTTCGGGATACGGTCTGCCCAAGATGAAGCCTATCGACTTTGCCTGCAATCAGGGCGAGGGATTTGAAATACAGCTAAGCACGTTCCTGTGGCAGCACGGACCCGTATTTGAAATCGTAGGAAAATTATTCTGA